A window of Rufibacter sp. LB8 contains these coding sequences:
- a CDS encoding SIR2 family protein yields MTTKIDYIKNIKLKIDNQRMSVLVGAGFSKNVSPIFPSWWQLLYDMTLYLYKAEIDEAYEDTLSKLTAGSVLDTTKFYENKVGYYITKIGYLDIVSEFIARKGYQEAISAYIEEKTPKIIRSGKSRFLVNSITGVENRVVLTDAMLALHRSLLYLPWNNIYTTNYDEMLEEAYDATTMKIIEKEIRVIQAEIENLLEEQKAATEEIGRKSIIKRLEDKERDYSLLLSALTECLSVVTDSSQLGLKRNKNIIKLHGTIRKKEDAYGFDGDNRKQYVIAREDYESYPAKHEAFTQLMRISLLQESYCLIGFSGVDTNFIGWIKWVRDIVERGKGAKPTADYKIYFIDVSLNPNPLDADKELFFENHRVLQLQIMEGAIIDFLEAETSTVVVDRNAPREVLGLFFKYLAKSTPISLPNAAIEVIHQNKYRKLWDKLDLLPTSKADVKDIFKIVKDIAKLKSHNRIPSVHFAYANNKIKLLAWAGVFIEGAAQDEAVLKDVLKSIFIALSDTFLTFRFSLEKATEDSIYANLPDDRELRLCFDFFKLRECTLAVNRTSFESLHEAIRAKLINGGEDALTYESILYSAFSFDFRTLKEQLSDWRPTSHWLLKKAGLLSFFQEEAAILLVNEYINNVRYEHPQEHLYALELLQYLEQNHHYGFNKVLSNHISQFKNLDLKGVKENLESIIKDVSEAPKKLEHYGKNRLRVTTQNISLSNDFTAPQKGLQYLQLLLESGLPASLSNVHLKNPEAWYKVQQLIFEHYPFPSLFFTLQYSNREILRRIGQDYAYSDHLQDDNAIILPLLLEKLLQKETPAQYKRSMVSFMASLFIAVDPPLWEDNLLEVVKDKDFRRSLFANRHLPEVELLMEALPFIKSRDVLRFILKEILNHHSGHDQSISYTYGLSQNPIFEQEGQSLQDAELADHLNRLIQDLGTEKNAWFLIGNLTPMLTSDQKESVVKKIQTINTDTITTERIWKIFLVFGEQDPRIKNKIKKSILDSVRLWDAGFTAKGLSSQHSFIRLINLEKTPYSPNGISWSKKEAEEIFNKLVAEVHKIENWLSTKGGLHFQSILEEMKYFLERQEPLLHTVHNFTSLKVKINQLYEQHKGYGTVTEGIISPDRSQVVWALGELDKIMHEDFREAELPLDILLNKVLLQSGEGLEESLYFLAVWLQESSLKTGLTPFIPKMILILRQYLTHELSEHEKPFVQEQLIMIADTLKDWGAASPHIDKWLKVKKSSYFNNIKNLKTIN; encoded by the coding sequence TTTTTCCCTCATGGTGGCAACTCTTGTACGATATGACCTTATACCTGTATAAGGCTGAAATCGATGAAGCTTACGAGGATACCCTCTCTAAACTTACCGCAGGCTCTGTACTTGACACCACAAAGTTTTACGAAAATAAAGTTGGCTATTACATAACCAAGATTGGATACCTCGATATCGTCTCGGAGTTTATTGCCAGGAAAGGCTACCAAGAAGCGATTTCCGCTTATATAGAAGAAAAAACCCCTAAAATCATCAGGTCCGGTAAAAGCAGGTTTCTTGTAAACAGCATTACAGGTGTAGAGAACAGAGTAGTTCTCACGGATGCAATGCTGGCTTTACACCGGTCTCTCCTCTATCTCCCATGGAACAATATATATACCACTAATTACGATGAGATGCTGGAAGAGGCCTATGATGCCACCACAATGAAAATCATCGAAAAAGAGATTAGGGTTATCCAAGCGGAAATTGAAAACTTATTGGAAGAACAAAAAGCCGCTACTGAAGAGATAGGAAGGAAGTCCATTATAAAGCGTCTTGAGGATAAGGAGAGGGATTATTCTTTATTGCTAAGTGCTCTGACTGAATGCCTCTCGGTGGTAACAGACTCATCGCAACTGGGTTTAAAAAGAAACAAAAATATCATCAAGCTCCATGGCACCATAAGGAAAAAAGAGGATGCTTATGGTTTTGACGGAGATAATAGGAAACAATATGTAATTGCGAGGGAAGATTATGAATCCTACCCTGCAAAACATGAGGCTTTCACCCAACTAATGAGGATATCATTGCTTCAGGAGTCCTACTGCCTTATTGGGTTCTCTGGGGTAGACACAAATTTTATCGGGTGGATCAAATGGGTAAGAGACATAGTTGAGAGAGGAAAGGGAGCCAAACCAACCGCAGACTATAAAATTTATTTTATAGATGTCTCCTTAAACCCAAACCCGTTAGATGCGGACAAAGAACTATTCTTTGAAAACCACAGAGTCCTTCAACTACAAATCATGGAGGGCGCAATCATTGATTTCCTAGAGGCGGAAACGTCTACTGTGGTGGTTGACAGAAACGCACCAAGAGAAGTCCTAGGCCTTTTCTTTAAATATCTGGCAAAAAGCACCCCAATAAGCTTGCCCAATGCAGCTATTGAAGTTATTCATCAGAATAAGTATAGAAAACTCTGGGATAAGCTTGACTTGCTACCTACTTCTAAGGCGGACGTGAAGGATATCTTTAAAATTGTCAAAGATATCGCCAAATTAAAATCGCATAATAGAATCCCTTCAGTGCATTTTGCTTATGCAAACAATAAAATCAAACTACTAGCTTGGGCGGGAGTGTTTATTGAAGGTGCCGCTCAAGACGAAGCTGTCTTAAAAGACGTGCTCAAATCCATATTCATTGCACTCAGTGACACTTTCCTCACCTTCCGTTTCTCGTTGGAGAAGGCAACGGAAGATTCAATTTATGCTAATTTGCCTGATGACAGGGAACTAAGGCTGTGTTTTGACTTTTTTAAGTTGAGGGAGTGTACGCTTGCGGTAAACAGGACATCTTTTGAAAGCCTTCATGAGGCAATTAGAGCAAAATTAATAAATGGGGGTGAGGATGCCCTAACGTATGAGTCAATCCTATACTCCGCTTTCTCGTTTGATTTCAGAACCTTAAAAGAACAATTATCAGATTGGAGGCCAACTTCCCATTGGCTTCTGAAAAAAGCCGGATTACTGTCTTTTTTCCAAGAAGAGGCAGCAATTCTGCTGGTCAATGAATATATAAACAACGTCCGGTATGAACACCCGCAGGAGCACCTATATGCCCTAGAACTCCTCCAGTACCTGGAACAAAACCATCATTACGGATTCAACAAGGTTCTAAGCAACCATATAAGCCAATTTAAGAATCTGGATTTGAAGGGCGTGAAGGAGAATTTGGAATCTATCATAAAGGACGTTTCCGAAGCGCCCAAAAAGCTGGAACATTATGGGAAAAACCGCTTGCGTGTCACCACTCAAAACATCTCCCTATCGAACGATTTCACGGCTCCTCAGAAAGGCTTGCAATATTTACAGCTCTTGCTAGAATCCGGGTTGCCCGCCTCCCTTAGCAATGTACATCTCAAGAATCCGGAGGCTTGGTATAAGGTGCAACAGCTTATTTTTGAACACTACCCATTCCCCTCATTATTTTTCACCCTCCAATACTCCAACCGTGAGATTCTGAGGAGGATCGGGCAAGATTACGCGTACTCAGACCATCTACAGGATGACAATGCTATTATTTTACCCCTGCTCCTAGAAAAATTGCTACAGAAGGAGACTCCCGCCCAATACAAGAGGAGCATGGTATCTTTTATGGCAAGCCTGTTCATTGCCGTTGATCCTCCTTTATGGGAGGACAATCTCTTAGAGGTAGTCAAGGATAAAGACTTCAGGAGATCCCTTTTCGCGAACAGGCACCTTCCTGAGGTGGAGCTTCTCATGGAAGCCCTCCCATTTATTAAAAGCCGTGACGTACTCCGGTTTATTCTAAAAGAAATTTTAAACCATCATTCTGGCCATGACCAATCCATCAGCTATACTTATGGCCTTTCACAAAACCCAATATTTGAACAGGAAGGACAAAGCTTACAGGATGCAGAATTGGCCGACCATCTTAACCGGCTCATCCAGGACCTTGGGACTGAGAAAAACGCTTGGTTCTTAATTGGTAATTTAACCCCGATGCTAACCAGCGACCAAAAGGAGTCAGTCGTTAAAAAGATCCAAACCATCAACACTGACACAATTACAACTGAAAGGATATGGAAAATCTTCTTAGTCTTCGGCGAGCAGGACCCCAGAATAAAAAACAAAATAAAGAAATCGATTCTTGATAGCGTGCGACTTTGGGATGCGGGTTTCACCGCAAAAGGCTTATCATCCCAACATTCATTCATACGATTGATTAATTTAGAGAAAACACCCTATTCCCCTAACGGCATTTCCTGGTCCAAAAAAGAGGCAGAGGAAATTTTCAACAAATTGGTGGCAGAGGTCCATAAGATTGAGAATTGGCTCTCGACAAAGGGCGGACTTCATTTCCAATCGATACTGGAAGAAATGAAATACTTTCTTGAGCGTCAGGAACCTTTATTACATACCGTCCACAATTTCACAAGCCTAAAAGTAAAAATCAATCAGCTTTACGAACAGCACAAAGGATACGGCACTGTAACGGAAGGCATCATCTCCCCAGACCGCTCCCAAGTAGTTTGGGCGTTGGGAGAGCTTGACAAAATCATGCATGAAGACTTTAGAGAGGCTGAATTACCGTTGGATATCCTTTTAAACAAAGTTTTGCTTCAATCAGGCGAAGGGTTGGAGGAAAGCCTCTACTTTTTAGCGGTTTGGTTGCAGGAAAGCTCATTAAAGACAGGGCTTACCCCTTTTATCCCAAAGATGATACTGATTCTGCGGCAGTACCTGACGCATGAGCTATCAGAGCACGAAAAACCATTCGTACAGGAGCAATTGATTATGATAGCGGACACACTAAAAGATTGGGGGGCTGCAAGCCCCCATATTGACAAATGGCTGAAAGTCAAGAAATCCTCCTACTTTAACAACATCAAGAACTTAAAAACAATCAATTGA